A segment of the Impatiens glandulifera unplaced genomic scaffold, dImpGla2.1, whole genome shotgun sequence genome:
TTTAATCTCCAATATCCCGGAACTAAATCtatgtttaaccaaaaaaaaaaaatcaaatattttattcaagattattgatttaagtaaaattttgttataaaatatatcttcacaaaatttaataatgttttctCATTTAAAAGTCTAGTTTCACCTATTGGTTTGATGTGTTTTGTGTGGTGTGCCACTCTTTGTCAACAGTCAAATCAGAGGAAGACACGTGGCATGTTACTATGATTGGAAAACATATCATGAATGAAATAACCCATTATTAGGAAAAATGAAGTTGAGATGTCATGTAtatattgtaaatttttttttacaattttctatattgtaaatttatttcCCCCACTATTTGAAAggaattataattgatttttgttaACTAGAGTTTGTTTGAGTTGACTTTTGtaataaatgtataatatcattttttcatAGCAAGATTAATCTTTAAAGAAGACTAAccaatagaaataaattatttctattactAACATACCAACATAACTTTCTATTTAAACGAgactagtatatatatatatatttatttatttatttatttatggatCCCGAGCCACAAATCTAGAAGGAGAGAAACAAAACTTTCTAAGTGATAACAATTTTAGTCCACAAGAAAGAGATAGGtaggtaataaaaaaaatgtttatagctattaaaaaaaaaatcaaaattaaaagttatgcTTCTCACTTCTCATCATTATTGGCCGGCAAAAACAATTGAATGCTTCTCAATCTCACAAGGATCtagattgttatttttttttagaattttatgattttaaaaaaaatatcatatttgatTAGAAAAAGTGTGTATTTTAgatagttttaaattaaattatataaataaataattgcatGATGGTAAGATTTTAAGAGCTCACCAAGGCccctctttatttattttaatgagatatttattaaactgtaaaatattatttattattattttcaacattcaaataaataatattaaatggtGTGGAACATTTTAAAACATGtgttttcaattttcaaatggTTTGAATCGAATTAATTAGTATTTGTTGAAGGAAAAAGACATTAAATTTCGGACCTTCTGTCTGTGTCTAGTATATATACATGTCTTCTTATTTCAATCGAACTCACATATACAATTATCTCTAATCTAACTaagtgattaattaatttaatatgggAGAATCAAACACCCAAAGAATAGCACATGAAGATTCAGATGAAGAAGCTTTCTTGTTCGCCATGCAATTGGCGAGCGCCAGCGTTCTTCCCATGGTTTTGAAATCGGCTATAGAGCTTGACCTTTTAGAGACCATCAAGAACGCCGGTCCGGGTGCATATCTCTCCCCTTCCGACCTCGCATCTCGGCTCATGATCATTAGTCCCAAGTCGAACACAACACCGGTTATGCTGGACCGGATTTTGCGGTTGTTGGCAACTTATTCCGTCCTTGATTGCAAGCTGAGGGAGATTATTCCGGGTGACGAATCATCGGTGGTAGAGAGGTTATATGGTCTTGCCCCTGTTTCTAAATTCCTTACTAAGAATGAAGATGGTGTCTCTATGGCCCCTCTTTTACTCATGAATCAAGATAAAGTGCTCATGGAAAGCTGGTAtgtaaataattcatattttatattgttttgaatGAAATTAAACCCACAAAGTTAGTTCAATTGTTAATAGTTATCCTTAGgatatcaaattttgattttcattttaaacACTTTAAATTAGAGTAGATGTGATGGAATAATTCAATTATACCTTTAAAAGTATTGTCTGATTCCACCACATGTTCAAAATGAGTAGAGTCATCTTCTCTTTATATACATGTGTCACTGTCTTATTGGAATCGAGAAATGTGCATATAATTGAactaatgataataattaatttttatgaaattaattagtaaattactaattataagtaaaatatagtttattctaactaaaaaaaaaaaaaccctgatatataaataaaaattgatacatggcattatttctatttaaaaattatagtcCTAGGTCCACTTATAAACTTTTACCAAATCTATAAGAAAAAACACTGAAAAGTGATGTTTCTTTTGTAGcctgaaataaaaaattgccAATAATttgacttattaattaatttataggtACCACTTGAAAGATGCTGTGATTGATGGAGGAATTCCATTCAACAAAGCTTATGGGATGACAGCCTTTGACTATCATGGTACAGATCCAAGGTTCAACAAGGTCTTCAACAATGGCATGTCAAACCATTCTACCATTACCATGAAGAACATTCTCCTTACCTACACCGGTTTTCGAGGTCTCTCTTCTCTAGTCGATGTCGGTGGAGGTATCGGCGCCACTCTCAACATGATCATTTCCAAATACCCTTCCATCAAAGCCATCAACTTCGACTTGCCTCATGTTGTTCATGATGCTCCACCATGCTCTGGTAAGCAATTGTTGCTTAAAAACCAAAAGTCTCGGATTCAATTCCGGCTAAGAAACCAAAATctcatttgatatttttgttgatACGAATTATAGGGATAGAGCACGTGGGAGGTGACAT
Coding sequences within it:
- the LOC124917204 gene encoding caffeic acid 3-O-methyltransferase-like is translated as MGESNTQRIAHEDSDEEAFLFAMQLASASVLPMVLKSAIELDLLETIKNAGPGAYLSPSDLASRLMIISPKSNTTPVMLDRILRLLATYSVLDCKLREIIPGDESSVVERLYGLAPVSKFLTKNEDGVSMAPLLLMNQDKVLMESWYHLKDAVIDGGIPFNKAYGMTAFDYHGTDPRFNKVFNNGMSNHSTITMKNILLTYTGFRGLSSLVDVGGGIGATLNMIISKYPSIKAINFDLPHVVHDAPPCSGIEHVGGDMFVSVPKGDAIFMKWICHDWSDEHCLKLLKNCYDALPVNGKVILAECILPVAPDTSLATKNVVHIDVIMLAHNPGGKERIQSEFEALANGAGFQGFKVVCCAYNTYIMELIKNT